A single genomic interval of Nostoc commune NIES-4072 harbors:
- the tatC gene encoding twin-arginine translocase subunit TatC yields the protein MTPSQDVDTINVPNIDPEEYDNSDTDPLDELPGEVEMSLFDHLEELRQRIFYSLIAVAVGIIGCFFAVKPIVQLLEVPAQGVKFLQLAPGEYFFVSVKVAAYTGLILTSPFILYQIIQFVLPGLTRRERRILGPVVLGSSLLFGAGLVFAYLLLIPAALKFFISYGADVVEQLWSIDKYFEFVLLLLFSTGLAFQIPIIQLLLGNLNIVSSERMVAGWRYVIMGAVVLGAVLTPSTDPLTQSLLAGAVLGLYFGGVGLVKLTGK from the coding sequence GTGACGCCTTCACAAGACGTAGATACTATAAACGTTCCCAACATCGACCCAGAAGAATATGACAACTCAGACACCGATCCTCTCGATGAGTTGCCAGGTGAAGTTGAAATGTCCCTTTTCGACCACCTCGAAGAGTTGCGACAGCGCATTTTCTATTCTCTGATTGCCGTAGCAGTGGGTATTATTGGCTGTTTCTTTGCCGTTAAGCCCATTGTCCAACTACTTGAGGTTCCCGCACAAGGAGTAAAATTTCTTCAACTTGCACCCGGAGAGTATTTCTTTGTCTCCGTGAAAGTTGCAGCCTACACTGGCCTCATACTTACTAGTCCTTTTATTCTTTACCAGATTATCCAGTTTGTGCTTCCAGGACTAACCCGCCGTGAGCGCCGGATACTGGGGCCTGTGGTTTTGGGTTCTAGTCTGCTGTTTGGAGCAGGGTTAGTATTTGCCTATTTACTGCTTATCCCCGCAGCGTTAAAATTTTTCATCAGCTACGGAGCAGATGTTGTTGAACAACTTTGGTCAATTGATAAATATTTTGAATTTGTGCTGCTACTGTTATTCAGCACTGGTTTAGCATTTCAAATTCCGATCATCCAACTGTTGCTCGGTAATTTGAACATTGTCTCGTCTGAACGAATGGTTGCTGGTTGGCGTTACGTAATTATGGGAGCAGTCGTTTTAGGAGCAGTGCTTACACCTTCTACTGACCCCTTAACTCAAAGTCTTTTAGCCGGAGCAGTCTTAGGGCTTTATTTCGGTGGTGTTGGACTGGTTAAACTTACAGGTAAATAA
- a CDS encoding DUF3067 family protein, whose translation MTGQELRQMLLDKWGYSYDVQFRRAQGKIFLQVMWKYLEQASFPLSEAEYQEHLDTIANYLHALGGSTQVQTYITQTRDRPRLGKAVSIPLDLGERSSEWIL comes from the coding sequence ATGACAGGACAGGAATTACGTCAGATGTTGCTTGATAAGTGGGGATATTCCTATGATGTCCAGTTTCGACGGGCACAGGGAAAGATATTTTTGCAAGTCATGTGGAAATACTTGGAGCAAGCTTCTTTTCCCTTGAGTGAGGCGGAGTACCAAGAGCATCTTGACACCATTGCTAATTATCTTCATGCCTTGGGTGGGTCAACGCAGGTACAAACATATATTACCCAAACACGCGATCGCCCCCGACTCGGCAAAGCTGTCAGCATTCCTCTAGATTTGGGTGAACGTTCTTCGGAATGGATATTATGA